In Flavimarina sp. Hel_I_48, the DNA window AAGATCCATCTGGTTGCAACATCCCGAACTTACTTTTTATATTCACCGGTCGTTTTCTGTTCTGGTCTTTGTACTGAACCTCTATTTATTTTACACTAATAGGAACAAAAAACTAGGTCATGGCCTTATGAATTGGATCGTTGCCCTCATTGGACTTGAAATTATTACCGGTATTTTAATGTACTATTTTGAATTCCCCATACTCTCCCAGCCGGCACACCTGGTAATTGCTTCGGTTATGTTTGGTTTACAGAGTTATGTCCTGCTTACATCCTTCAAAGAAAAGCCTACGGTACGATTGGCAGATAATGCTTAAATCGTATCTTTGCCTTTCCAAAAAAATTAAGGTATGATCTATCGTTTTCGGGTAATTTTAGACGCAAAAGAAGACATTTTCAGGGATATAGAAATCAAGCAGGAAGCAACGCTTGAGGATTTTCACAATTGCATCACACAATCTTTCGGTTTTGACGGGATGGAAGTCGCTTCCTTCTTTACGAGCGACGATGAGTGGCGCCAGCAGGAGGAAATCCCGCTATTTGATATGGAAGAAACCAAGGATCCCCTGCGCACCATGCAGGCCACGCTCATTGAAGATGTGGTAAGCAGGGATGAAACGCGTCTTATCTATGTTTACGACTTTCTCAGCCTCTGGACATTTTTTGTGGAACTTGCGGAAATTGTGGAACTCGAAGATGGTGAGCGCTATCCCAATCTTTTATTCGCTCACGGCCAGGTTCCCGCGGAAGCGCCGCCAGCAGATTTTTCTGGTGACGAGGATGACGACGACGATATGGATGCCATGGATTTTGAAGATGATTATGATATGGATGATCTTGAAAATCTAGGTTTTGACGAAAACTGGAATTAAATCCACCCGGCTCCCGAAGGGGGAGTTGGCAGTTCTTAGTTTCAATCGGCAGTTTCATCCTACATTTTACAACTTACTTTATACAGGCATTTTCGCCCCTTATACTTTTTAACCGAACCATACACCCAAGCCTATGATC includes these proteins:
- a CDS encoding IS1096 element passenger TnpR family protein; the encoded protein is MIYRFRVILDAKEDIFRDIEIKQEATLEDFHNCITQSFGFDGMEVASFFTSDDEWRQQEEIPLFDMEETKDPLRTMQATLIEDVVSRDETRLIYVYDFLSLWTFFVELAEIVELEDGERYPNLLFAHGQVPAEAPPADFSGDEDDDDDMDAMDFEDDYDMDDLENLGFDENWN